A stretch of the Glycine soja cultivar W05 chromosome 13, ASM419377v2, whole genome shotgun sequence genome encodes the following:
- the LOC114380935 gene encoding protease Do-like 8, chloroplastic isoform X1, translating into MQVLLSSCNLWSLGVPTHSHRGRRSSVLSRREICFDGMSSVCSNDAVSPISISSSTVQVQDETLDFGAMLRKIVLSPTRRVLVVSLTMYSCLCSSRFLSALALGDPSVKLEEVTPPVFSSGPLFPIEDRIVQLFERNTYSVVNIFDVTLRPQLNVTGVVEIPEGNGSGVVWDEEGHIVTNYHVIGNALSRNPNSGEVVARVNILASEGLQKNFEGRLIGADRLKDLAVLKVEAPKDILRPIKVGQSSSLKVGQQCLAIGNPFGFDHTLTVGVISGLNRDISSQTGVTIGGGVQTDAAINPGNSGGPLLDSKGSLIGINTAIFTRTGTSAGVGFAIPSSTVLRIVPQLIQFGKVVRAGLNVDIAPDLIANQLNVRNGALVLLVPANSLAAKAGLNPTTRGFAGNIVLGDIIVAVDNKPVKSKADLLKALDDYNVGDKVVLMIQRGSEKLELPVALEEQSS; encoded by the exons ATGCAAGTATTGTTATCATCATGCAATTTGTGGTCACTTGGAGTGCCAACCCACAGTcacagaggaagaagaagcagtgTCCTCAGCCGCCGTGAGATCTGCTTTGATGGAATGTCCTCTGTCTGCTCAAACGACGCCGTTTCGCCCATCTCCATTTCAAG CAGCACTGTTCAAGTTCAAGATGAAACTCTGGATTTTGGTGCAATGCTGAGGAAGATTGTTCTGTCTCCAACACGACGTGTGTTAGTGGTGAGCTTGACTATGTATTCCTGTTTGTGCTCTTCAAGGTTCTTGTCAG CTCTAGCTTTGGGAGATCCATCAGTGAAACTTGAAGAAGTAACCCCTCCTGTGTTTTCTTCTGGTCCACTCTTTCCAATAGAG GATCGAATTGTCCAACTATTTGAAAGAAACACATACTCTGTTGTTAACATCTTTGATGTGACATTACGTCCTCAGCTTAATGTAACTGGTGTGGTTGAG ATTCCTGAAGGAAATGGTTCTGGAGTAGTTTGGGATGAGGAGGGCCACATTGTGACAAATTATCATG TAATTGGCAATGCCCTTTCAAGAAACCCAAATTCTGGTGAGGTTGTTGCCCGAGTTAATATTCTAGCATCAGAAGG GTTACAGAAGAATTTTGAAGGTAGACTCATTGGAGCTGACCGTTTAAAGGATCTTGCTGTCTTGAAG GTAGAAGCCCCTAAAGATATTTTAAGGCCTATCAAGGTGGGTCAATCGTCATCTCTAAAAGTTGGGCAGCAATGTTTGGCTATTGGAAATCCATTTGGCTTTGATCACACCCTCACAGTTGGGGTTATTAGTGGACTTAACCGAGACATCTCTAGTCAAACTGGGGTAACAATTGGTGGTGGTGTTCAAACTGATGCAGCCATAAATCCTGGGAACAG CGGAGGTCCCCTTTTGGATTCGAAAGGGAGCTTAATTGGGATTAATACTGCAATATTTACTAGGACAG GGACATCAGCTGGTGTAGGATTTGCAATCCCATCTTCAACTGTATTGCGAATTGTTCCACAGCTGATCCAATTCGGAAAA GTTGTTAGAGCTGGTTTAAATGTGGATATTGCGCCAGACTTAATTGCAAACCAACTTAATGTTCGAAATGGAGCTCTTGTTCTTCTG GTTCCTGCAAATAGTCTTGCTGCCAAAGCTGGGCTAAATCCCACTACAAGGGGTTTTGCTGGGAATATAGTCCTTGGAGATATCATTGTTGCAGTTGACAATAAGCCT GTCAAGAGCAAAGCTGACTTGTTGAAAGCATTGGATGACTATAATGTTGGAGATAAGGTAGTTTTGATGATTCAGAGGGGCAGTGAAAAGTTGGAGCTGCCTGTGGCACTGGAGGAACAAAGTTCTTGA
- the LOC114382076 gene encoding protein FEZ-like yields the protein MERNEMERIDDVMPGFRFHPTDEELVDFYLKRKIQQKSLPIELIKQVDIYKYDPWDLPKLAGTGEKEWYFYCPRDRKYRNSARPNRVTRAGFWKATGTDRPIYSSEGKCIGLKKSLVFYRGRAAKGMKTDWMMHEFRLPCISDSSPPKKLSDRSLPPNDSWAICRIFKKTNSLSLAQKALSLPLISQLPGGIVSDMFTQGLKCHNIGSPAIQFCGDKQDELHQVSNNAINNNFSASDIPTYKLINNSTVSKPSPQSPVSDGDLADNFIFYSSWPTKCCTLDPTSMLSPNPDYIEFEDPNQQHYSGFSINLPQDMKQNMSTETGTKEQDHQWETTIGMRTTGYPFSLSPPYDAWKASSVAWESRPCPSDMSTTYSTNKCYT from the exons aTGGAGAGGAATGAGATGGAAAGGATTGATGATGTGATGCCAGGATTTCGTTTTCACCCCACTGATGAAGAGCTTGTTGATTTTTATCTCAAGAGAAAAATTCAGCAGAAGTCTCTTCCTATTGAACTCATTAAGCAAGTGGATATTTACAAATATGATCCATGGGATCTTCCAA AGCTGGCAGGTACTGGGGAGAAAGAGTGGTATTTCTACTGTCCAAGGGACAGAAAATACAGGAACAGTGCACGTCCAAATAGAGTCACAAGAGCTGGGTTTTGGAAGGCCACTGGAACTGACAGGCCTATATATTCCTCTGAAGGAAAGTGCATTGGTCTGAAAAAGTCTCTTGTGTTCTATAGAGGCAGAGCTGCCAAGGGGATGAAAACTGACTGGATGATGCATGAGTTTAGGCTTCCATGCATCTCAGACTCATCCCCTCCCAAAAAACTCTCAGACAGAAGCCTCCCTCCAAAT GATTCATGGGCAATTTGTAGGATATTCAAGAAAACCAACTCCCTCTCCCTGGCACAGAAAGCCTTATCTCTCCCTTTGATCTCTCAGTTACCTGGAGGCATAGTATCTGACATGTTCACACAAGGTTTAAAATGCCATAACATAGGATCACCAGCCATTCAATTTTGTGGTGACAAGCAAGATGAGTTACACCAAGTCTCCAACAATGCCATCAACAACAACTTCTCAGCCTCTGATATTCCCACTTACAAGCTCATAAACAACAGCACAGTTTCAAAGCCATCACCACAAAGTCCTGTTTCAGATGGAGACCTTGCTGACAACTTCATATTCTACTCATCATGGCCCACCAAGTGCTGCACACTTGATCCCACTTCCATGCTTTCTCCCAACCCTGACTATATAGAATTTGAAGACCCAAACCAACAACACTATAGTGGCTTCTCAATCAATCTACCTCAAGATATGAAACAAAACATGAGCACAGAAACAGGAACAAAAGAACAAGATCATCAGTGGGAAACAACAATTGGGATGAGAACCACTGGATATCCCTTCAGTTTGAGTCCTCCTTATGATGCTTGGAAGGCTTCTTCTGTGGCATGGGAGTCACGTCCTTGCCCTAGTGATATGTCCACTACCTATTCCACCAACAAATGCTACACTTAA
- the LOC114382261 gene encoding DExH-box ATP-dependent RNA helicase DExH18, mitochondrial, whose translation MARGLFHLCTRKRILSKLQALLFINHSQFHTFQNPVSPISTRFSNPLLRPRFSQSSKLPGERFRPTRPFSAAGNEGGATETPEGEFKTDFELGDEVINSVHGFSEHGVVANDESNDCNLEIVDSAECSSSSNNGGGGGGGGSDTNNELGKKSEEFMHVASRDPVELYREMCSVERGPRLDSTEVEVLLEVCHWFAKSGWASNQALAIYIGLSFFPTAAHKFRNFLKKCPADVAKYLVYLGPSDEAVRFLFPIFVEFCLENFPDEIKRFRGMVEAADLTKPHTWFPFARVMKRKIIYHCGPTNSGKTYNALQRFMEAKTGIYCSPLRLLAMEVFDKVNAKGIYCSLLTGQEKKRVPFSNHVACTVEMASTQELYEVAVIDEIQMMADSNRGYAWTRALLGLTADEIHLCGDPSVLDIVRKICQDMGDELCEQHYERFKPLVVEAKTLLGNLENIRSGDCVVAFSRREIFEVKLAIEKQTKHRCCVIYGALPPETRRQQASLFNDQSNEYDVLVASDAVGMGLNLNIRRVIFNSLTKYNGDKMVPVPASQVKQIAGRAGRRGCLYPDGLATTLHLDDLDYLIECLKQPFDDVKKVGLFPSYEQVELFSGQLPDLTFTQILEKFGENCRLDGSYFLCQHNHIKKIANMLEKVQGLSLEDRFNFCFAPVNVRDPKAMYHLLRYATSFGQKLPVNVAMGMPRSSARNDAELLDLETRHQVLSMYLWLSNHFDEETFPYVKKVEAMASCIADLLGQSLVKANWKPESRIKGRPKTEKSEGQLETRSAVELQTEKTEMGYSRTRSLLKLYEKKRHENSLLLDHSKKVAG comes from the exons ATGGCTAGAGGTCTCTTCCACTTGTGCACACGCAAGAGAATCCTCTCAAAGCTTCAAGCTCTTCTCTTCATCAACCACTCCCAATTCCACACTTTTCAGAACCCGGTTTCCCCAATTTCGACCCGTTTCTCGAACCCGCTCCTTCGCCCCAGATTCTCCCAAAGTTCGAAACTTCCCGGCGAAAGATTCCGCCCCACCAGGCCGTTTTCCGCCGCTGGCAACGAGGGTGGCGCCACCGAGACGCCGGAAGGTGAGTTCAAAACTGATTTTGAGCTTGGAGATGAGGTTATTAATAGTGTTCATGGTTTTTCTGAACATGGGGTCGTTGCAAATGATGAGAGTAATGACTGCAATTTAGAGATCGTTGATTCTGCAGaatgtagtagtagtagtaataatggtggtggtggtggtggtggtggaagtgATACTAACAATGAGTTAGGGAAGAAGAGTGAGGAATTTATGCATGTGGCATCACGTGACCCGGTCGAATTGTACCGCGAAATGTGTAGTGTGGAAAGGGGTCCAAGGCTGGATAGTACAGAGGTGGAGGTGCTGCTGGAAGTGTGCCATTGGTTTGCCAAATCAGGTTGGGCATCCAATCAGGCCCTTGCCATTTACATTGGTTTGTCATTTTTCCCCACTGCTGCACACAAGTTCCGCAACTTTCTCAAGAAGTGTCCTGCCGATGTTGCCAAGTACTTGGTATATCTTGGGCCAAGCGATGAGGCCGTGAGGTTTTTGTTTCCtatatttgttgaattttgtttgGAGAATTTTCCTGACGAGATCAAGAGGTTCAGGGGCATGGTTGAGGCGGCTGACCTCACAAAGCCTCACACTTGGTTTCCATTTGCGCGGGTGATGAAAAGGAAGATAATTTATCACTGTGGGCCGACGAATAGTGGGAAGACTTATAATGCTTTGCAGAGGTTTATGGAGGCAAAGACGGGGATTTATTGTAGTCCGCTTAGGTTGTTGGCGATGGAAGTTTTTGACAAGGTTAATGCGAAGGGGATTTATTGCAGTCTGCTAACCGGACAAGAAAAGAAGCGCGTGCCGTTTTCAAATCATGTTGCTTGCACTGTGGAAATGGCATCAACGCAGGAATTGTATGAAGTGGCTGTTATTGATGAGATTCAGATGATGGCAGATTCGAATAGGGGGTATGCATGGACAAGGGCCCTCCTTGGGTTGACGGCTGATGAGATACATTTGTGCGGTGATCCTAGTGTTTTGGATATTGTCAGGAAGATCTGTCAAGACATGGGAGATGAGTTGTGTGAGCAGCATTATGAGAGGTTCAAACCATTGGTGGTTGAAGCAAAGACCCTGCTTGGAAATCTTGAAAATATTCGATCTGGGGATTGTGTAGTTGCATTTTCTAGGAGAGAGATATTTGAGGTTAAATTAGCCATTGAGAAACAGACTAAACACCGCTGTTGTGTGATATATGGTGCTCTGCCACCCGAAACTCGCAGACAGCAGGCTAGTTTGTTCAACGATCAAAGTAATGAATATGATGTTCTGGTAGCTAGTGATGCAGTGGGAATGGGCCTGAACCTTAACATTAGAAGGGTGATTTTTAATAGCCTTACAAAGTACAATGGTGACAAAATGGTTCCTGTTCCAGCATCACAGGTTAAACAAATTGCAGGAAGAGCTGGTCGGAGAGGATGCCTTTACCCTGATGGACTCGCCACAACCTTGCATTTAGATGATTTGGACTACTTGATTGAGTGTTTGAAACAACCTTTTGATGATGTAAAAAAGGTAGGCCTTTTTCCATCTTATGAGCAGGTTGAATTGTTTTCTGGGCAACTTCCAGATTTGACATTCACCCAGATTTTAGAAAAATTTGGTGAAAATTGCCGTTTGGATGGGTCATACTTCTTGTGTCAACATAATCACATCAAGAAGATTGCTAATATGTTAGAGAAGGTCCAGGGATTATCTCTAGAAGATCGTTTTAACTTCTGTTTTGCTCCTGTTAATGTTAGAGATCCAAAAGCTATGTACCATTTGCTTAGATATGCCACATCATTTGGTCAGAAGCTCCCTGTAAATGTAGCTATGGGGATGCCGAGAAGTTCTGCTCGAAATGATGCAGAACTCCTGGACCTTGAGACTAGGCATCAGGTATTATCCATGTATTTGTGGTTGTCAAACCACTTTGATGAGGAGACGTTTCCATATGTGAAGAAAGTTGAGGCAATGGCTTCATGCATTGCTGACTTACTGGGTCAATCTCTTGTCAAAGCTAATTGGAAACCTGAATCAAGGATTAAAGGGAGACCAAAAACCGAAAAAAGTGAAGGGCAACTAGAAACAAGGAGTGCAGTTGAATTACAAACTGAAAAAACGGAAATGGGCTATTCAAGGACACGatctcttttaaaattatatgagaa aaAACGGCATGAAAATTCTTTACTGCTTGATCACTCAAAGAAAGTAGCTGGCTAG
- the LOC114381408 gene encoding cullin-3A-like codes for MSTQKKRPYHIEAFKHRAVGDPKYAEKTWKVLEHAIHEIYNHNASGLSFEELYRNAYNMVLQKFGEKLYTGLVTTMTSHLKEISQSIESAQGEIFLEEINRKWVDHNKALQMIRDILMYMDRTFIPSNHKTPVHELGLNLWRDVVIHSSKTQARLLDTLLELVLRERNGEVINRGLMRNIIKMLMDLGLPVYQQDFEKHFLDVSANFYCRESQKFIESCDCGDYLKKAERRLNEEMERVSHYLDPRSESKITNVVEKEMIESHMHTLVHMENSGLVSMLVDDKYEDLQRMHNLFRRVPDGLTIVKDVMTSFVRDTGKQLVMDPERLRDPVDFVQRLLDLKDKYDRVITMSFNNDKTFQNALNSSFEYFINLNARSPEFISLFVDDKLRRGLKGVGEEDVEILLDKVMMLFRYLQEKDVFEKYYKQHLAKRLLSGKTISDDAERSLIVKLKTECGYQFTSKLEGMFTDMKTSHDTMQGFYAILGTEMGDSPSLSVQVLTTGSWPTQPSPPCNLPAEILGVCDKFRTYYLGTHNGRRLSWQTNMGTADLKATFGKGQKHELNVSTYQMCVLMLFNSAERLTCKEIEQATAIPMSDLRRCLQSLACVKGKNVLRKEPMSKDIAEDDAFFFNDKFTSKFFKVKIGTVVAQRESEPENLETRQRVEEDRKPQIEAAIVRIMKSRRTLDHNNIVAEVTKQLQSRFLPNPVVIKKRIESLIEREFLERDKVDRKLYRYLA; via the coding sequence GAATGCTTATAACATGGTGTTACAAAAATTTGGGGAGAAACTTTACACAGGACTTGTGACGACCATGACTTCTCATCTAAAAGAAATTTCTCAATCAATTGAATCTGCTCAAGGAGaaattttcttggaagagatcAACAGGAAGTGGGTAGATCATAATAAGGCCTTACAAATGATCCGAGATATACTGATGTACATGGATCGAACTTTTATACCGAGCAACCATAAAACTCCTGTTCACGAGCTTGGATTGAATCTTTGGAGAGATGTTGTGATCCATTCCAGCAAAACTCAGGCTAGGCTTCTAGATACTCTTCTTGAGCTTGTACTTAGAGAAAGGAATGGTGAAGTAATAAACAGAGGATTGATGAGAAATATAATAAAGATGCTTATGGATTTGGGTTTGCCTGTTTACCAACAGGACTTTGAGAAGCATTTTCTTGATGTTTCAGCAAATTTTTACTGTCGTGAGTCCCAGAAATTCATTGAATCCTGTGATTGTGGTGATTATTTGAAGAAAGCCGAGAGACGGTTAAATGAAGAAATGGAGAGAGTATCTCACTACTTGGATCCTAGAAGTGAGTCAAAGATAACTAATGTGGTGGAGAAGGAGATGATTGAGAGTCATATGCACACTCTAGTTCACATGGAGAACTCAGGCCTGGTTAGTATGCTTGTGGATGACAAATATGAAGACTTGCAAAGAATGCATAACTTGTTTCGCCGGGTGCCTGATGGGCTCACAATTGTTAAAGATGTCATGACCTCTTTTGTACGGGATACAGGTAAGCAGCTAGTTATGGATCCTGAAAGGTTGAGAGATCCTGTGGATTTTGTTCAACGTCTCTTGGATTTGAAGGATAAATATGACAGGGTTATTACTATGTCATTTAACAATGACAAGACATTTCAGAATGCCTTGAATTCCTCTTTTGAATATTTCATCAATTTGAATGCCCGGTCTCCAGAGTTCATTTCTTTGTTTGTGGATGACAAACTTCGCAGAGGGTTGAAAGGGGTCGGCGAAGAGGATGTGGAGATTCTACTAGACAAAGTCATGATGCTTTTCAGGTACCTACAAGAGAAGGATGTGTTTGAGAAGTATTACAAGCAACACTTAGCAAAAAGGCTTCTTTCAGGGAAGACTATATCTGATGATGCAGAGAGGAGTTTGATTGTTAAGCTCAAAACAGAATGTGGATATCAATTCACTTCTAAGTTAGAGGGTATGTTTACTGACATGAAGACTTCTCATGATACGATGCAGGGTTTCTATGCAATCCTTGGCACTGAGATGGGGGATAGCCCTTCGCTATCTGTCCAGGTACTTACAACAGGATCATGGCCTACTCAACCTAGCCCACCATGTAATCTTCCAGCAGAAATACTGGGTGTATGTGATAAGTTTCGGACATATTATCTTGGCACCCATAATGGTAGGAGATTGTCCTGGCAAACTAATATGGGGACTGCTGATTTGAAAGCAACATTTGGTAAGGGCCAAAAGCATGAGTTGAATGTTTCCACATACCAAATGTGTGTACTTATGCTTTTCAACAGCGCTGAGCGGTTGACTTGTAAGGAGATAGAGCAAGCTACAGCAATACCCATGTCAGATTTGAGGAGGTGCCTTCAGTCTCTGGCCTGTGTCAAAGGAAAAAATGTTCTTCGAAAAGAGCCAATGAGCAAGGACATAGCTGAGGATGATGCATTCTTCTTTAATGACAAATTCACCAGCAAGTTCTTCAAGGTAAAGATAGGGACTGTTGTTGCTCAGAGGGAGTCTGAACCAGAAAACCTAGAAACTAGGCAAAGAGTGGAAGAAGACAGAAAGCCACAGATCGAAGCAGCCATTGTGAGGATAATGAAGTCTAGGCGGACTCTAGATCATAATAATATTGTTGCTGAGGTCACAAAGCAGCTGCAGTCACGGTTTTTGCCTAATCCTGTTGTTATTAAGAAAAGGATTGAATCCCTTATTGAGCGTGAGTTTTTGGAGAGGGATAAAGTGGACAGAAAACTGTACCGCTATCTTGCTTGA
- the LOC114380935 gene encoding protease Do-like 8, chloroplastic isoform X2 → MQVLLSSCNLWSLGVPTHSHRGRRSSVLSRREICFDGMSSVCSNDAVSPISISSTVQVQDETLDFGAMLRKIVLSPTRRVLVVSLTMYSCLCSSRFLSALALGDPSVKLEEVTPPVFSSGPLFPIEDRIVQLFERNTYSVVNIFDVTLRPQLNVTGVVEIPEGNGSGVVWDEEGHIVTNYHVIGNALSRNPNSGEVVARVNILASEGLQKNFEGRLIGADRLKDLAVLKVEAPKDILRPIKVGQSSSLKVGQQCLAIGNPFGFDHTLTVGVISGLNRDISSQTGVTIGGGVQTDAAINPGNSGGPLLDSKGSLIGINTAIFTRTGTSAGVGFAIPSSTVLRIVPQLIQFGKVVRAGLNVDIAPDLIANQLNVRNGALVLLVPANSLAAKAGLNPTTRGFAGNIVLGDIIVAVDNKPVKSKADLLKALDDYNVGDKVVLMIQRGSEKLELPVALEEQSS, encoded by the exons ATGCAAGTATTGTTATCATCATGCAATTTGTGGTCACTTGGAGTGCCAACCCACAGTcacagaggaagaagaagcagtgTCCTCAGCCGCCGTGAGATCTGCTTTGATGGAATGTCCTCTGTCTGCTCAAACGACGCCGTTTCGCCCATCTCCATTTCAAG CACTGTTCAAGTTCAAGATGAAACTCTGGATTTTGGTGCAATGCTGAGGAAGATTGTTCTGTCTCCAACACGACGTGTGTTAGTGGTGAGCTTGACTATGTATTCCTGTTTGTGCTCTTCAAGGTTCTTGTCAG CTCTAGCTTTGGGAGATCCATCAGTGAAACTTGAAGAAGTAACCCCTCCTGTGTTTTCTTCTGGTCCACTCTTTCCAATAGAG GATCGAATTGTCCAACTATTTGAAAGAAACACATACTCTGTTGTTAACATCTTTGATGTGACATTACGTCCTCAGCTTAATGTAACTGGTGTGGTTGAG ATTCCTGAAGGAAATGGTTCTGGAGTAGTTTGGGATGAGGAGGGCCACATTGTGACAAATTATCATG TAATTGGCAATGCCCTTTCAAGAAACCCAAATTCTGGTGAGGTTGTTGCCCGAGTTAATATTCTAGCATCAGAAGG GTTACAGAAGAATTTTGAAGGTAGACTCATTGGAGCTGACCGTTTAAAGGATCTTGCTGTCTTGAAG GTAGAAGCCCCTAAAGATATTTTAAGGCCTATCAAGGTGGGTCAATCGTCATCTCTAAAAGTTGGGCAGCAATGTTTGGCTATTGGAAATCCATTTGGCTTTGATCACACCCTCACAGTTGGGGTTATTAGTGGACTTAACCGAGACATCTCTAGTCAAACTGGGGTAACAATTGGTGGTGGTGTTCAAACTGATGCAGCCATAAATCCTGGGAACAG CGGAGGTCCCCTTTTGGATTCGAAAGGGAGCTTAATTGGGATTAATACTGCAATATTTACTAGGACAG GGACATCAGCTGGTGTAGGATTTGCAATCCCATCTTCAACTGTATTGCGAATTGTTCCACAGCTGATCCAATTCGGAAAA GTTGTTAGAGCTGGTTTAAATGTGGATATTGCGCCAGACTTAATTGCAAACCAACTTAATGTTCGAAATGGAGCTCTTGTTCTTCTG GTTCCTGCAAATAGTCTTGCTGCCAAAGCTGGGCTAAATCCCACTACAAGGGGTTTTGCTGGGAATATAGTCCTTGGAGATATCATTGTTGCAGTTGACAATAAGCCT GTCAAGAGCAAAGCTGACTTGTTGAAAGCATTGGATGACTATAATGTTGGAGATAAGGTAGTTTTGATGATTCAGAGGGGCAGTGAAAAGTTGGAGCTGCCTGTGGCACTGGAGGAACAAAGTTCTTGA